The nucleotide sequence GTCAACCCAGCGATATCAAAGAGATTTTTTACGGCGAATGGTACACCTGCGAGAATACCTGGATCTTTGCCTAATGCGATCGCTTCATCAATTTTTGAAGCGTCTGCCATTGCTGTATCAGCAGTTACAGTAGTAAAACAATTAAACGTCTGATTTTGTTCAGCAATTCTTGCCAATGTAGCAGCAATGACAGATTTTGCAGAAACTTCTTGTCCCCGCACTACCTCAGCAATTTGAGTGGCATCAGGATATGCTTTGCTCATGGCTCAAATACAGGTGCCGCTTCAATTGTATCCGGTAAGGGAAATTCTGTGACAATTTGCGCGATCGCAGCAATTCTCTGAAAGTTTTCCCCCACGCCCGGAAGGTATTCTGGTTTTATTGGCAAATCTATTAACTTTGCCATTTGTTCTACATATTCAGTTTGAGATTGTTCTGGTGTTGTACCCATAGAAAAAAGTCATTAATTTATTACATCAACAATTGTATTCCCTTGCTGCCTAATCCTATCAGGCGAACAAATTAGCAATATTAGACCTCTTGCAAAAGTCCCAGATGCGTGGGACAAGTAGGTTAGAGTTGGGTAGCATTTATGACCTACGAACAAGTAAAGAGCCTGAAGTCAGAAGACTTTAAACGCTTG is from Funiculus sociatus GB2-C1 and encodes:
- a CDS encoding DUF4089 domain-containing protein encodes the protein MGTTPEQSQTEYVEQMAKLIDLPIKPEYLPGVGENFQRIAAIAQIVTEFPLPDTIEAAPVFEP